A single genomic interval of Sinorhizobium garamanticum harbors:
- a CDS encoding SufE family protein — MTSLDQIIDDFAFLDEWEDRYRYVIELGKSLPEMPEALRTSENKVQGCASQVWLVTRTSGDPENPVLTFEGESDAHIVRGLVAIVLALYSGKHATEIAKLDALDVFGKIGLIEHLSAQRANGLRSMVRRIKSEAEVRLAA, encoded by the coding sequence ATGACCTCACTTGACCAGATCATCGACGACTTTGCCTTCCTCGACGAGTGGGAGGACCGCTACCGCTACGTGATCGAGCTGGGCAAGAGTCTGCCGGAGATGCCGGAGGCCCTACGGACGAGCGAGAACAAGGTTCAGGGCTGTGCAAGCCAAGTCTGGCTTGTGACCCGCACGAGCGGTGATCCAGAGAACCCGGTCCTCACCTTTGAAGGCGAATCCGACGCCCATATCGTCCGGGGTCTCGTGGCAATCGTTCTCGCCCTCTATTCCGGCAAGCACGCTACCGAAATCGCCAAGCTCGACGCCCTCGACGTCTTCGGCAAGATCGGTCTCATCGAACATCTGTCGGCGCAGCGCGCCAATGGCCTGCGCTCCATGGTCCGGCGGATCAAGAGCGAGGCTGAGGTCCGGCTGGCCGCCTGA
- the mucR gene encoding exopolysaccharide biosynthesis transcriptional regulator MucR encodes MTETTPGASHELLVELTAEIVAAYVSNHVVPVAELPTLIADVHSALNNTTAPAPVVVPVEKPKPAVSVRKSVQDDQITCLECGGTFKSLKRHLMTHHNLSPEEYREKWDLPADYPMVAPAYAEARSRLAKEMGLGQRRKRRGK; translated from the coding sequence ATGACAGAAACCACGCCCGGCGCGAGCCATGAACTCCTGGTTGAGTTGACGGCGGAAATCGTTGCCGCCTATGTAAGCAACCACGTGGTTCCGGTTGCCGAGCTTCCGACACTCATAGCCGACGTTCACTCGGCGCTCAACAACACGACGGCTCCTGCACCGGTGGTGGTTCCGGTCGAGAAGCCGAAACCCGCCGTTTCGGTGCGCAAGTCGGTTCAGGATGATCAGATCACCTGCCTTGAATGCGGCGGCACGTTCAAGTCGCTGAAGCGCCACCTGATGACCCATCACAATCTTTCGCCTGAAGAGTATCGCGAAAAGTGGGATCTGCCTGCGGACTATCCGATGGTGGCGCCCGCCTATGCGGAAGCCCGCTCGCGTCTCGCCAAGGAGATGGGCCTCGGACAGCGTCGCAAGCGCCGCGGTAAGTAA
- the mnhG gene encoding monovalent cation/H(+) antiporter subunit G, with amino-acid sequence MEAQANAAVALVVALIVVVGASFSLLAALGIVRFPDLYTRMHAASKAGTIGSGLLLLAAGLHSLDGAILVRALAGFVFFVLTAPISAHLLAKGAHQAGYRLTKLSVIDQLPQKEEPRRL; translated from the coding sequence ATGGAAGCGCAAGCCAATGCCGCAGTCGCGCTTGTCGTCGCGTTGATCGTCGTTGTCGGCGCCTCCTTCTCGTTGCTGGCAGCTCTGGGGATCGTTCGGTTTCCCGACCTTTACACGCGCATGCATGCGGCGTCGAAAGCAGGAACCATCGGTTCCGGCCTCTTGCTTCTGGCGGCCGGGTTGCATTCCCTCGACGGTGCAATTCTCGTCCGGGCACTCGCCGGCTTTGTTTTCTTCGTTCTGACGGCGCCGATCTCCGCCCATCTCTTGGCCAAAGGCGCGCATCAGGCGGGTTACAGACTGACGAAACTGTCGGTCATAGATCAGCTTCCACAAAAGGAAGAGCCACGTCGGCTTTGA
- a CDS encoding cation:proton antiporter, with protein MAQTVLSAAIGFALVLLSAALLMTVLRIVRGPTLPDRVLGLDMLVAIAIGFIAVIAIKTGFSLYIDIAIALGLVGFLATVAFARFILARGLAPEQSAEAASAKRTHPKRGKAVHSVRRKRKGAR; from the coding sequence ATGGCTCAGACCGTGCTCTCCGCAGCGATCGGCTTCGCGCTGGTGCTCCTCTCCGCAGCCCTGTTGATGACGGTGCTGCGTATTGTTCGGGGGCCCACCTTGCCGGACCGTGTCCTTGGGCTTGATATGCTCGTGGCGATTGCGATCGGTTTCATCGCTGTGATTGCCATCAAGACTGGCTTCAGCCTTTACATAGATATCGCCATCGCTTTGGGCCTGGTCGGCTTTCTCGCAACCGTGGCCTTCGCCCGTTTCATCCTGGCGCGCGGACTGGCACCGGAACAATCCGCGGAGGCCGCGTCGGCCAAAAGGACACATCCGAAGCGCGGCAAGGCCGTTCACTCGGTGCGCCGCAAACGCAAAGGAGCACGTTGA
- a CDS encoding Na+/H+ antiporter subunit E, translated as MKLLAINLIFTVIWGAISSSFTLANLVLGFLVGALSLALIRRELRPVTYPIRPLRMLLLMLLFFKELAVSATKVAILVMQPKMVLKPGIFAYPLTLKSDFEITLLANLITLTPGTLSVDVSDDRKTLYVHALDCADPGALRQDIARGFERRIREAFET; from the coding sequence ATGAAGCTCCTTGCGATCAACCTGATCTTCACCGTCATCTGGGGTGCCATCAGTTCTAGCTTCACGCTCGCAAATCTCGTGCTCGGCTTCCTGGTCGGTGCACTGTCGCTTGCGCTTATCCGGCGCGAGCTGCGGCCGGTGACCTATCCGATAAGGCCTCTGCGCATGTTGCTTCTCATGCTGCTCTTCTTCAAGGAGCTCGCCGTTTCCGCGACTAAGGTCGCCATTCTCGTGATGCAGCCGAAGATGGTGCTGAAGCCCGGCATCTTTGCCTATCCTCTAACGCTCAAGAGCGATTTCGAGATCACCCTGCTCGCCAATCTCATCACTCTGACGCCGGGAACCCTTTCAGTCGACGTCTCCGACGATCGTAAGACGCTCTATGTCCATGCGCTTGATTGCGCCGACCCCGGTGCACTTCGACAGGACATCGCGCGCGGCTTCGAACGCCGAATCCGGGAGGCTTTTGAAACGTGA
- a CDS encoding Na+/H+ antiporter subunit D yields the protein MAVPTSSSVDLSAALVLGPTTVADWLVILPVAWCFAIGALLVMLRRAIGLQPIIAVAGLAGLVLIDALLLGHVAAKGPVTMVMGRWLPPFGIAFTVDLTGALFALVAAIVALAGGIFSLADINDSGRRYGFYPFLMLLMAGVSGAFLTGDVFNLYVWFEVLLISSFGLLVLGSEPEQIDGTVKYGFLNLVATTLFLVATGYLYAVFGTLNMADIARKAEGLRASAPLMTLTALYVLAFGMKAAAFPVNFWLPASYHTPRVVVSALFAGLLTKVGIYALIRVMVMLFPVEREELSFVMALAGALTMIIGVLGALAQTDFRRILGYLVVSGIGSMLAGIAVGGPGGIGGAIFYALHSMLVMTGLYFAAGIAARLGGDSSIATVSGLYRKNVGFAALTLMLCFAVSGLPPFSGFWPKVMLVKAALDIGAWWLAAVLLLAGFCTVIATGRLFLLAYWRDDADVAVETVRLPSAVLAPLAALSFLTLGIGLYPEPLLATIQSAAAGLAEPSAYLNSVFPAGGLR from the coding sequence ATGGCTGTCCCGACCTCATCCTCCGTCGATCTTTCCGCCGCGCTCGTTCTCGGCCCGACGACCGTTGCCGATTGGCTGGTGATCCTGCCGGTCGCCTGGTGCTTCGCAATCGGCGCGCTCCTTGTCATGTTGCGCCGCGCGATCGGCCTTCAACCGATCATCGCGGTTGCAGGGCTCGCAGGACTTGTCCTGATCGATGCGCTGCTGCTTGGACATGTGGCAGCCAAGGGGCCGGTGACCATGGTCATGGGTCGATGGCTGCCGCCCTTCGGCATCGCCTTCACGGTCGATCTGACGGGGGCGCTCTTCGCTCTGGTCGCGGCAATTGTAGCGCTCGCGGGCGGTATCTTCTCGCTCGCCGATATCAACGACAGCGGCAGGCGCTACGGCTTCTATCCGTTCCTGATGCTGCTGATGGCGGGCGTCTCCGGCGCCTTCCTGACCGGGGACGTCTTCAACCTCTACGTCTGGTTCGAAGTTCTGCTGATTTCCTCTTTCGGTCTGCTGGTTCTTGGGTCCGAACCCGAGCAGATCGACGGAACGGTGAAGTATGGCTTCCTGAATCTCGTGGCAACGACGCTGTTCCTGGTCGCGACGGGCTATCTTTATGCCGTGTTCGGGACGCTGAACATGGCCGACATCGCCCGCAAGGCAGAAGGCTTGCGGGCCAGCGCGCCGTTGATGACGCTGACGGCCCTCTATGTGCTCGCCTTCGGCATGAAGGCAGCGGCGTTCCCTGTGAATTTCTGGTTGCCAGCCTCCTACCACACCCCGCGCGTCGTCGTGTCGGCACTTTTTGCCGGTCTGCTCACCAAGGTCGGCATCTACGCTCTGATCCGTGTGATGGTCATGCTTTTCCCGGTTGAAAGAGAAGAGCTGAGCTTCGTCATGGCGCTTGCGGGAGCGTTGACGATGATCATCGGCGTACTCGGCGCGCTGGCGCAGACCGACTTCCGCCGCATCCTTGGCTATCTCGTCGTTTCAGGGATCGGGTCAATGCTGGCGGGGATCGCCGTCGGCGGTCCCGGCGGTATCGGCGGCGCGATCTTCTATGCGCTCCATTCGATGCTGGTGATGACCGGCCTCTATTTCGCCGCCGGAATCGCCGCGCGGCTCGGCGGTGACTCCTCTATCGCGACCGTCTCGGGTCTCTACCGCAAGAACGTGGGATTCGCCGCGCTAACCCTGATGTTGTGCTTTGCCGTCTCCGGGCTGCCGCCCTTTTCCGGCTTCTGGCCGAAGGTTATGCTGGTCAAGGCGGCGCTCGACATCGGCGCCTGGTGGCTTGCGGCGGTGCTCCTTCTCGCCGGCTTCTGCACGGTGATTGCGACCGGCCGGCTTTTCCTGCTTGCCTACTGGCGTGACGATGCCGATGTGGCTGTCGAGACCGTGCGGCTGCCGTCGGCCGTACTCGCACCGCTTGCGGCCCTTTCCTTCCTTACGCTCGGGATCGGCCTCTATCCGGAGCCTCTGCTGGCGACGATCCAGAGTGCCGCCGCTGGGCTTGCTGAGCCGTCGGCCTATCTGAACTCGGTCTTTCCCGCGGGAGGCCTGCGATGA
- a CDS encoding Na+/H+ antiporter subunit C: protein MEAWFALLVGIFFTVAVYLMLSKFIIRVLLGVAVLGNAVNLLIFTGGRLTRDVPPVIAGGAGALDGPAANALPQALILTAIVISFSFFAFLLVLAWRAYADLSTDNTDEMRVAEPVKEPMPPLGY, encoded by the coding sequence ATGGAGGCCTGGTTTGCATTGCTCGTGGGCATTTTCTTCACTGTCGCAGTCTACCTGATGCTGTCGAAGTTCATCATCCGCGTGCTCCTCGGCGTGGCGGTGCTCGGCAACGCCGTCAACCTGTTGATCTTCACCGGGGGGAGGCTCACGCGCGATGTGCCGCCGGTCATTGCCGGCGGTGCCGGCGCACTAGACGGCCCCGCCGCCAATGCGTTGCCGCAGGCGCTGATCCTGACCGCGATCGTCATTTCCTTTTCCTTCTTTGCCTTCCTGCTGGTTCTCGCCTGGCGCGCCTATGCGGATTTGTCGACCGACAACACGGACGAGATGCGTGTGGCCGAGCCGGTGAAGGAACCGATGCCGCCGCTTGGATATTGA
- a CDS encoding Na(+)/H(+) antiporter subunit B — MKSVIFRTVAPFLTSLMTLFSIFVLLRGHNEPGGGFIGGLIAVSALAIYGIAHGVETVRRAIYFHPMAIAGAGLFAATVAGLISLFAQVPFMTGLWIYPSLFGVEIPLSTVMLFDTGVYLVVVGAISSVALSLEERGGD, encoded by the coding sequence ATGAAATCGGTGATTTTCCGTACGGTCGCGCCGTTCCTGACAAGCCTGATGACGCTGTTCTCGATCTTCGTCCTTTTGCGGGGCCATAACGAACCGGGCGGCGGGTTCATCGGCGGGTTGATCGCCGTCTCCGCCTTGGCGATCTACGGCATCGCCCACGGCGTCGAGACTGTAAGGCGCGCGATCTATTTCCATCCGATGGCGATTGCCGGCGCGGGGCTCTTTGCCGCGACGGTCGCGGGTCTGATTTCGCTCTTTGCACAGGTACCCTTCATGACCGGGTTGTGGATCTATCCGTCGCTTTTCGGTGTCGAGATCCCGCTCTCGACCGTGATGCTCTTCGATACCGGCGTTTATCTCGTGGTTGTCGGAGCGATCAGCTCGGTTGCGCTTTCGCTTGAAGAACGGGGAGGCGACTGA
- a CDS encoding putative monovalent cation/H+ antiporter subunit A, with product MDFAALTFLALALPFVAALVAPVLTRFLGHNAAWLLALAPVAIFVHFLRFVPEIADGEIVTGGYAWIPSFNVSFSWLIDGLSLTFALLISGIGALIVLYSGGYLKGHPHQGRFLSFILMFMGSMQGLVLSDSFLMLFVFWELTSITSFLLIGFDHGREAARRAALQALVVTGGGGLLLLAGLLILWNVSGITQFSLLLSLGAELKESPFYLAALLLVLGGAFTKSAQFPFHFWLPNAMEAPTPVSAYLHSATMVKAGVYLLMRLNPVLGGTPEWQILLPLFGAATLVSGAVLAVRQTDLKLMLAYTTMASLGLLVMLIGLGSPHAIEAAALYLVAHALFKGALFMVAGIIDHETGARDLTKLGGLRSAMPLTFAIALAAALSMGGLPPFFGFLAKEEIYEALSSFDRRSMVFAGLTVLGNALMFAVAFAIALKPFLGSKVETPRLAHEAPVLLWLGPAILALKGLSMALMSGLAHRLISSPMSSAIAGEPRTVTISLEPHIGVPLLLSAVTLLVGGAFYLNLDRLRAAMAVILSDIGWGPDRGFDQFIRGLLRLAVAVTYRLQSGKLDVYMTVVFVLIAVVLLATPVHFGELPRAPFFAADVPTHELAIMAIAVAGLLAVVLAADRLTAIVSLGIQGFAVAVIYLLYGAPDLSFTQFMIETLSVVVLALVMTRLQLSPTDRRPLRQKVPDSMIALACGFGFGLFLLRVTGTPFDATLTDFYNLYSKSVAHGANVVNVIIVDFRGTDTLGEIAVVMITGLAILSLVRLRAGSLKRGADVRQDAEERA from the coding sequence ATGGATTTCGCGGCCCTGACATTTCTGGCCCTCGCTCTCCCCTTCGTCGCGGCACTTGTGGCCCCGGTGCTGACGCGTTTTCTGGGGCACAACGCCGCCTGGCTCCTGGCTCTCGCGCCGGTCGCGATCTTCGTGCATTTCCTCCGCTTCGTTCCGGAGATCGCCGACGGTGAAATCGTCACCGGCGGCTATGCCTGGATCCCCTCCTTCAACGTCAGCTTCTCCTGGCTGATCGACGGCCTGTCGCTGACTTTCGCTCTTTTGATTTCCGGCATAGGGGCGCTGATCGTCCTCTATTCTGGCGGTTATCTCAAAGGTCATCCGCATCAGGGCCGATTTCTTTCCTTCATCCTGATGTTCATGGGCTCCATGCAGGGTCTCGTCCTTTCGGACAGTTTCCTGATGCTTTTCGTCTTCTGGGAACTGACATCGATTACGTCCTTCCTGCTGATCGGCTTCGATCACGGCCGCGAAGCTGCCCGCCGTGCGGCGCTGCAGGCATTGGTCGTCACGGGGGGAGGCGGCCTGCTGCTGCTTGCCGGCCTACTGATCCTCTGGAATGTGAGCGGCATTACCCAATTCTCTTTGCTCCTCTCCTTGGGCGCTGAGTTGAAGGAAAGCCCGTTCTATCTCGCGGCACTTCTTCTCGTTCTGGGCGGTGCTTTCACCAAGTCTGCGCAGTTTCCGTTTCATTTCTGGCTGCCGAATGCCATGGAGGCGCCGACGCCGGTTTCGGCCTATCTGCATTCGGCGACGATGGTGAAGGCGGGTGTCTACCTGCTGATGCGGCTCAACCCTGTGCTCGGGGGCACGCCGGAATGGCAGATCCTGCTGCCCTTGTTCGGGGCGGCGACGCTCGTGAGCGGCGCAGTGCTGGCGGTGCGTCAAACCGACCTCAAGCTGATGCTTGCCTATACGACAATGGCGTCGCTCGGTCTTCTGGTCATGTTGATAGGCCTCGGTTCGCCGCACGCGATCGAGGCGGCGGCGCTCTATCTCGTGGCGCACGCGCTATTCAAGGGCGCACTGTTCATGGTTGCGGGCATCATCGACCACGAGACGGGCGCACGCGATCTGACAAAGCTCGGCGGTCTGCGCTCGGCCATGCCGCTGACCTTCGCGATCGCTCTTGCCGCCGCGCTTTCGATGGGCGGTCTGCCGCCCTTTTTCGGTTTCCTCGCCAAGGAAGAGATCTACGAGGCGCTATCCAGCTTCGACCGACGCTCCATGGTCTTTGCAGGGCTTACTGTTCTCGGCAACGCCCTGATGTTTGCCGTCGCTTTCGCCATTGCCTTGAAACCGTTTCTCGGATCAAAGGTAGAGACACCGAGGCTTGCCCACGAAGCGCCGGTCCTCCTCTGGCTTGGTCCGGCAATCCTGGCACTGAAGGGTCTGTCGATGGCGCTGATGTCCGGCCTTGCCCATCGCCTGATTTCGTCGCCGATGTCCTCCGCAATTGCCGGCGAGCCACGAACGGTAACGATCTCGCTTGAGCCACACATCGGCGTACCGCTGCTCCTTTCTGCTGTCACCTTGCTGGTTGGTGGCGCCTTCTATCTCAACCTCGACCGCCTCCGCGCAGCCATGGCCGTTATACTTAGCGATATCGGTTGGGGGCCCGACCGGGGTTTCGACCAGTTCATCCGCGGGCTCTTGCGGCTCGCCGTGGCCGTCACTTACCGGCTGCAGAGCGGCAAGCTCGATGTCTACATGACCGTCGTCTTCGTGCTGATCGCAGTCGTCCTTCTTGCAACTCCGGTACATTTTGGAGAACTGCCGCGCGCGCCGTTCTTCGCGGCGGACGTTCCGACGCATGAGCTTGCCATCATGGCCATTGCGGTCGCTGGGCTGTTGGCCGTGGTGCTGGCGGCCGATCGTCTGACTGCGATCGTCTCGCTCGGCATCCAGGGCTTTGCGGTCGCGGTTATCTATTTGCTCTATGGCGCGCCGGATCTCTCCTTTACGCAGTTCATGATCGAGACGCTGTCGGTGGTGGTGCTGGCGCTGGTCATGACGCGACTGCAACTTTCCCCAACGGATCGCCGACCACTACGCCAGAAGGTTCCCGATTCGATGATCGCGCTCGCTTGCGGGTTCGGTTTCGGCCTGTTTCTGCTCAGGGTCACGGGCACGCCGTTCGACGCGACGCTGACGGATTTCTACAATCTCTATTCGAAGTCGGTCGCGCACGGAGCCAACGTCGTCAACGTCATAATCGTCGATTTCCGCGGGACGGACACGCTCGGTGAAATTGCCGTCGTGATGATCACGGGCCTTGCCATCCTCTCGTTGGTGCGGCTGAGGGCGGGCTCGCTCAAGCGCGGCGCCGATGTTCGACAGGATGCGGAGGAACGCGCATGA